A genomic window from Methanobrevibacter sp. TLL-48-HuF1 includes:
- a CDS encoding DedA family protein encodes MAITEVLSMFVVHVIETLGYFGVFIMMTLESACIPFPSEVIMPFAGFVVQEGQLSFLGIVVIGTLGNLVGSLIAYFVGLKGGRPILEKYGKYILITEDKLDLVDDIFNKYGAAAVFVGRILPVIRTFISLPAGIARMDIKKFTLYTALGCLPWTLILAYLGVILGQNWSVLTKYFHILDAVLVIAVVGLILYWCYKFKK; translated from the coding sequence ATGGCAATTACTGAAGTTTTATCAATGTTTGTAGTTCATGTTATTGAAACATTAGGTTATTTTGGTGTTTTTATAATGATGACATTAGAAAGTGCATGTATTCCTTTTCCAAGCGAAGTTATAATGCCTTTTGCAGGCTTTGTAGTTCAGGAAGGGCAATTAAGTTTTCTTGGAATTGTAGTTATCGGAACTTTAGGAAATCTTGTTGGATCTTTAATAGCTTACTTTGTTGGTTTGAAAGGCGGAAGACCAATTTTAGAAAAGTATGGAAAATACATTTTAATTACTGAAGATAAACTGGATTTGGTTGATGATATTTTTAATAAATATGGGGCAGCAGCAGTATTTGTTGGGCGTATTTTACCTGTTATAAGAACTTTCATTTCCCTACCTGCTGGTATAGCCCGTATGGATATTAAAAAGTTTACACTTTACACAGCACTTGGATGTTTGCCGTGGACTTTAATACTTGCATATTTAGGTGTAATATTAGGTCAAAACTGGTCTGTTCTTACTAAGTATTTCCATATTCTTGATGCGGTTTTAGTTATTGCTGTTGTAGGTTTGATTTTATATTGGTGTTATAAATTTAAGAAATAA
- a CDS encoding M42 family metallopeptidase, whose protein sequence is MMELMKELSLTPGVSGSEEKIANIIKRELKDVADSIEEDSMGNVIATKKGEKKAPTVMLASHMDEIGLMVRYIDEKGYVKFSTIGGINDQMLMNQSVIIHSSIGEDVPGVIGSKPPHVTKPEERNKVVKADDMFIDIGAKDQEDAEKMIRIGDKISFRAWFEEYPNDLIMGKALDNRVGCYVMMEVLKRVNTRATVYGVGTVQEEVGLKGAKTSAFKLNPDMAIALDVTLSGDHPGIKPEEAPVVMGKGPAIILADASGRGILTQQSIKDLLIKAGDENEIDYQLEVSDGGTTDGTAIHLTREGIPTGVLSVPTRYIHTTVSVCSMKDVESTIQLITEAINSL, encoded by the coding sequence ATGATGGAATTAATGAAAGAGCTTTCTTTAACTCCAGGTGTTTCTGGATCTGAAGAAAAAATAGCAAACATTATTAAAAGAGAATTAAAAGATGTTGCTGATTCTATTGAAGAAGACAGTATGGGTAATGTAATAGCTACTAAAAAAGGTGAGAAAAAAGCACCTACTGTAATGTTAGCTTCCCATATGGATGAAATCGGATTGATGGTCAGATATATTGATGAAAAAGGATATGTCAAATTCTCAACAATCGGTGGAATTAATGACCAAATGCTAATGAATCAGTCTGTAATTATTCACAGCAGCATTGGAGAAGATGTTCCGGGGGTTATTGGCTCAAAACCACCTCATGTTACAAAACCTGAAGAAAGAAACAAAGTTGTAAAAGCAGACGACATGTTTATTGATATCGGTGCAAAAGACCAGGAAGATGCAGAAAAAATGATTCGTATTGGAGATAAAATAAGTTTCAGAGCCTGGTTTGAAGAATATCCAAACGATTTAATTATGGGTAAAGCATTAGATAATCGTGTAGGCTGTTATGTAATGATGGAAGTTTTAAAAAGAGTAAACACAAGAGCTACTGTTTACGGTGTAGGTACTGTACAGGAAGAAGTAGGTCTTAAAGGAGCAAAAACTTCTGCATTTAAATTAAATCCTGATATGGCTATTGCATTAGACGTTACCTTATCCGGAGACCATCCTGGAATTAAACCTGAAGAAGCACCAGTGGTAATGGGTAAAGGTCCGGCTATAATTTTAGCTGATGCAAGCGGACGTGGAATCCTTACTCAACAATCAATTAAAGACTTGCTTATTAAAGCAGGTGATGAAAATGAAATTGATTACCAGTTAGAAGTAAGTGACGGCGGAACAACTGACGGTACAGCTATTCACTTAACAAGGGAAGGAATTCCAACTGGAGTTTTATCAGTTCCAACTAGATATATACATACTACTGTAAGTGTCTGCAGTATGAAAGATGTTGAATCAACTATTCAGTTAATTACAGAAGCTATAAACTCTTTATAG
- a CDS encoding nicotinamide-nucleotide adenylyltransferase, translating to MEKIRGILIGRMQPVHNGHIEVIKKTLKEVDEIIIGIGSAQKSHELKDPFTAGERVVMLNHALIENNIDSGSYYIIPMEDINFNAIWVAHVKMMTPPFSVVYSGNSLVKQLFYEEGFEVRNPPLYDRMNLSGTEIRKRMLKDENWQELVPQATIDVVKEINGVERLKNLAIKEISELGD from the coding sequence ATGGAAAAAATTCGCGGAATATTAATCGGCAGGATGCAGCCAGTCCATAATGGACATATTGAAGTCATTAAAAAAACACTGAAAGAAGTAGATGAAATAATAATAGGAATCGGCAGTGCTCAAAAAAGTCATGAATTAAAAGACCCGTTTACTGCAGGAGAACGTGTAGTGATGTTAAATCATGCACTAATTGAAAATAATATCGATTCGGGTAGCTACTACATCATACCAATGGAAGATATTAATTTTAATGCAATATGGGTTGCTCATGTTAAGATGATGACGCCTCCTTTTTCTGTTGTTTATTCTGGAAATTCATTAGTTAAACAGCTCTTTTATGAAGAAGGGTTTGAAGTCAGAAATCCTCCGCTTTATGACAGAATGAACTTATCCGGAACAGAAATTAGAAAAAGAATGCTTAAAGATGAAAACTGGCAGGAACTTGTTCCTCAAGCTACAATAGATGTTGTAAAAGAAATAAATGGTGTTGAAAGATTAAAAAACTTAGCTATAAAAGAAATAAGTGAACTTGGAGATTAA
- a CDS encoding Coenzyme F420 hydrogenase/dehydrogenase, beta subunit C-terminal domain, producing MGNKKTAMVGTPCQILAATKINRYEEKTGGSPIDVKIGLFCMENFSYQYLKRYLKSQGIELFEVKEFRIEKGQFVAYLIDGNVFKIPIAETEPFTRKNCHICTDYTSDVSDISVGSVGSPKYQSTVIVRTEKGKQIIDACIAEGYIEAEPISKKGQDLLEKIANQKITKNTRIYKKREAIGRPVLSKRQISEEEFYDECSKCQFDNLQNDVISVGACVLCGACEYVCPIEAIQINNRKPVSIKECEEECHACYFACPRTFISDAIYPEGIDEQPLGEYLEIYSVKADSIMGQDGGVVSAILVYLLENDIVDEVSVVGEDKDAPWRPESYLTSKIQDVIKAAGTKYSTTTIGFKALTNKK from the coding sequence ATGGGTAATAAGAAAACAGCTATGGTAGGAACTCCTTGCCAAATTTTAGCAGCTACAAAAATTAATAGATATGAAGAAAAAACCGGCGGTTCTCCTATTGATGTTAAAATAGGTTTGTTTTGTATGGAAAACTTCTCATACCAGTATCTTAAAAGATATTTAAAAAGTCAGGGTATTGAATTATTTGAAGTTAAAGAATTTAGAATAGAAAAAGGACAATTTGTTGCATATTTAATAGATGGTAATGTATTTAAAATACCAATAGCTGAAACTGAACCTTTTACTCGTAAAAATTGCCATATCTGTACTGATTATACTTCTGATGTTTCAGATATTTCTGTTGGATCTGTTGGTTCTCCGAAGTATCAGTCAACTGTTATTGTAAGAACTGAAAAAGGTAAACAAATAATTGATGCATGTATAGCTGAAGGATACATTGAAGCTGAACCGATTTCCAAAAAAGGTCAGGATTTATTGGAAAAAATAGCTAATCAGAAAATCACTAAAAATACAAGGATTTACAAGAAACGGGAAGCTATCGGAAGACCTGTTTTATCAAAAAGACAAATATCTGAAGAAGAGTTTTATGATGAATGCAGCAAATGCCAATTTGATAACTTGCAAAACGATGTAATCAGTGTAGGAGCATGTGTTTTATGCGGTGCATGTGAATATGTCTGTCCAATTGAAGCTATTCAGATAAACAACAGAAAACCGGTATCAATAAAAGAATGTGAAGAAGAATGTCATGCATGTTACTTTGCATGTCCTAGAACATTTATCAGTGATGCAATATATCCTGAAGGAATTGATGAACAGCCGTTAGGTGAATACCTTGAAATTTACTCTGTAAAAGCAGATTCAATTATGGGTCAGGACGGTGGTGTAGTATCAGCTATTTTAGTATACCTTCTTGAAAATGACATTGTTGATGAAGTTTCTGTTGTTGGTGAAGATAAAGATGCACCTTGGAGACCTGAATCTTATCTTACATCTAAAATCCAGGATGTTATTAAAGCTGCTGGAACCAAATACAGTACAACTACAATTGGATTTAAGGCATTAACAAATAAGAAGTAA
- a CDS encoding 50S ribosomal protein L40e, giving the protein MARFEEAENRMFNVKICLKCNARNPAAATTCRKCGYTGLRFKAKEPRG; this is encoded by the coding sequence ATGGCAAGATTTGAAGAAGCAGAAAACAGAATGTTTAATGTTAAAATCTGTTTAAAATGTAATGCTCGTAACCCTGCTGCTGCAACTACTTGTAGGAAATGTGGGTACACAGGTTTAAGGTTCAAAGCAAAAGAACCAAGAGGATAA
- a CDS encoding flagellar protein, giving the protein MGFFDRFKKNKNANKKVKRVERKRKAIDKQPDIEESQLALREIAVNSKNRHERAQATDSITNQYVALDIAKHVTDRAIRLIAANKIQDEDLLWDAAENAEFYDVRSFAYERLGENNKSIAEIVINQKKNRHVTEIFEKIEDEETLKDIAINAIDRKFRKLSLEKIDSQEILESIAFEAKDKEIRKMAVNKGNFYNEEVLQKVAVEDKDDGVRIAAINKINDENKLVEIAKNEENTKVRNVLLSKIVNPKLLEDIALNSQTADIRLDLVKRLNNEALLEKIALEDNDTVVRTEAIKKLDNEEILTKIAKSEADRLARQSAVKKLTSQETLVNIALEDVDSFVRAHAINNPNLTDEKLFVEIAVNTPFKETADEAIEHISKESSFIQILHNAKLEEVRKETLSHIDDIKVLIEIIKENEDTEFSLKALNKIDDEDILLKVYEANIAEELSVRAVSKVKTQKPLIELIKNEPSWRIREAAVKNISNKKVLKEVAASDENEYVRSVAKNRI; this is encoded by the coding sequence ATGGGATTTTTTGATAGATTTAAAAAGAACAAAAATGCAAATAAAAAAGTAAAAAGGGTTGAAAGAAAAAGAAAAGCAATTGATAAACAGCCGGACATTGAAGAATCCCAGTTAGCTTTAAGAGAAATAGCTGTTAACAGTAAAAATAGACATGAAAGGGCACAGGCTACAGATTCAATTACAAATCAGTATGTAGCATTGGATATAGCCAAACATGTAACTGACAGAGCTATAAGATTAATAGCTGCAAATAAAATTCAGGATGAGGATCTTTTGTGGGATGCAGCTGAAAATGCTGAATTTTATGATGTCAGAAGCTTTGCTTATGAAAGATTAGGTGAAAACAACAAGTCAATAGCTGAGATTGTCATTAATCAAAAAAAGAATAGGCATGTAACTGAAATCTTTGAAAAAATCGAAGATGAGGAAACCTTAAAGGATATTGCTATTAATGCTATTGACAGGAAATTCAGAAAATTATCTTTGGAAAAAATTGACAGTCAGGAAATACTGGAAAGCATTGCATTTGAAGCTAAAGATAAGGAAATCAGAAAAATGGCAGTTAATAAAGGCAATTTTTATAATGAAGAAGTGCTTCAGAAGGTAGCTGTTGAAGATAAGGATGACGGTGTAAGAATAGCTGCTATAAATAAAATTAACGATGAAAACAAATTAGTTGAAATAGCTAAAAATGAAGAAAATACAAAAGTGAGAAATGTTCTTTTAAGTAAAATTGTAAATCCCAAATTATTGGAAGATATTGCACTTAACTCCCAAACTGCTGATATTCGTTTGGATTTGGTAAAAAGGTTAAATAATGAAGCTTTGCTTGAAAAAATAGCTTTGGAGGATAATGATACTGTTGTTAGAACAGAAGCTATTAAAAAACTTGATAATGAAGAGATTTTAACTAAAATAGCTAAAAGTGAAGCAGACCGCTTAGCCCGCCAGAGTGCCGTTAAAAAACTTACTTCTCAGGAAACACTGGTCAATATAGCTCTTGAAGATGTAGATTCATTTGTAAGAGCACATGCTATTAACAATCCTAATCTGACTGATGAGAAGTTGTTTGTTGAAATAGCTGTCAACACTCCTTTTAAAGAGACTGCTGATGAAGCTATTGAACATATCAGCAAAGAATCTTCATTTATTCAGATTTTACATAATGCAAAATTAGAGGAAGTTAGAAAAGAGACTTTATCTCATATTGATGATATTAAAGTCCTGATTGAAATAATTAAGGAAAATGAAGATACCGAATTTTCTCTAAAAGCTTTAAATAAAATCGATGATGAGGATATTTTACTTAAAGTTTATGAGGCCAATATTGCAGAGGAATTGTCTGTAAGAGCTGTTTCTAAAGTTAAAACACAAAAGCCTTTAATTGAATTAATTAAAAATGAGCCTTCCTGGAGAATTCGTGAAGCTGCTGTTAAAAATATTTCAAATAAGAAAGTTTTAAAGGAAGTTGCTGCAAGTGATGAAAACGAATATGTAAGAAGCGTTGCAAAAAACAGAATTTAA
- a CDS encoding 4Fe-4S binding protein: MKTFTKIAKIYFSPSSTTRKIVDEIANKFEGTQEEYDLLNVAGGNSPKEFDDDTLVIVGMPIFAGRLPKTASTKLMNFKGENIPVIAVVNYGNINIGDALLELNDILKENGFTIVGTGATVSQHSIVTDVAAGRPDEKDLEKLNEFVEKCREKLDSEEFEDIEVPGNKPYCEYKKVQLTPICDESLCTYCYECVSSCPEEAIPDMDPGQTDADLCSACTACIYTCPEDARYFTGDLFEGMKERFLTNFNQRKESEFYL; the protein is encoded by the coding sequence ATGAAAACATTTACAAAAATTGCTAAAATCTATTTTAGCCCATCAAGTACAACAAGGAAAATAGTAGATGAAATAGCCAATAAATTTGAAGGCACGCAAGAAGAATACGACTTATTAAATGTAGCTGGTGGAAATTCTCCAAAAGAGTTTGATGATGACACATTAGTAATTGTAGGAATGCCTATTTTTGCAGGAAGACTTCCGAAAACAGCCAGTACAAAATTAATGAACTTTAAAGGAGAAAATATCCCTGTAATAGCTGTCGTAAACTACGGAAACATAAATATCGGAGATGCACTCCTTGAGTTAAACGACATATTAAAAGAAAACGGATTTACCATCGTAGGAACCGGTGCAACAGTCAGCCAGCACTCAATAGTAACAGATGTTGCAGCAGGCAGACCGGATGAAAAAGATTTAGAAAAGCTTAATGAATTTGTAGAAAAATGCAGGGAAAAATTAGATTCTGAAGAATTTGAAGACATTGAAGTTCCGGGCAATAAACCGTACTGCGAATATAAAAAAGTTCAATTAACTCCAATCTGTGACGAATCATTATGTACATACTGCTACGAGTGTGTTTCATCTTGTCCTGAAGAAGCTATTCCTGATATGGACCCTGGACAAACAGATGCTGATCTTTGCAGTGCATGTACTGCCTGCATATATACATGTCCTGAAGATGCAAGATACTTTACCGGAGACTTATTTGAAGGAATGAAAGAAAGATTCCTAACTAACTTCAACCAAAGAAAAGAAAGTGAATTTTATTTATAG
- the tsaA gene encoding tRNA (N6-threonylcarbamoyladenosine(37)-N6)-methyltransferase TrmO, which produces MKIELESIGTIHTEFENIEGMPIQPTGAKGIKGKIVLDEKYAAGLKDLEDFSHIHLLYLLHKVEGYLLEVKPFMDNNTHGVFATRSPKRPNRIGSSVVKLDKIEGNTIYISNIDVLNDTPLLDIKPYVPQLYEDTIDDLKIGWFENNHKKAKSQKSDDRFK; this is translated from the coding sequence ATGAAAATCGAATTAGAATCTATTGGAACTATACATACCGAGTTTGAAAATATTGAAGGTATGCCTATACAGCCAACAGGTGCAAAAGGCATTAAAGGAAAAATAGTACTTGATGAAAAATATGCAGCAGGTTTAAAGGATTTGGAAGATTTTTCCCACATACATTTGCTTTACCTGCTCCATAAAGTTGAAGGATATCTGCTGGAAGTAAAACCTTTTATGGACAATAACACACACGGAGTTTTCGCAACAAGATCTCCCAAAAGACCAAACCGCATAGGTTCTTCTGTAGTAAAATTAGATAAAATTGAAGGAAATACCATATACATCTCAAATATTGATGTTCTGAATGACACACCATTACTGGACATTAAGCCTTATGTTCCTCAGTTATACGAAGACACAATTGATGATTTAAAAATAGGTTGGTTTGAGAATAACCATAAAAAGGCTAAATCTCAAAAATCTGATGACAGATTTAAATAA
- a CDS encoding DUF367 family protein, whose translation MKITVFHANECDRKKCTSIKMEKLGKCKLVYNINKIPSGAVVLNPFAQKAVSYEDYRYVHRRGIVGLDCSWNEVSSSKKFFSLSKYHRSLPFLIATNPVNYGKPCILSTVEAISATLYITRFKDEAKDILDGFKWGHTFLELNHDLLESYSEADTSKDVVRVQNEFLESKE comes from the coding sequence ATGAAAATTACAGTTTTTCATGCAAATGAATGTGATAGAAAGAAATGCACTTCTATTAAAATGGAAAAATTAGGTAAATGTAAATTAGTATATAATATTAATAAAATACCTAGTGGAGCTGTTGTGTTAAACCCATTTGCCCAAAAAGCTGTTTCATACGAAGATTACAGATATGTTCACAGAAGAGGAATTGTAGGACTTGACTGTTCATGGAATGAAGTATCAAGTTCTAAAAAATTCTTCTCTTTATCTAAATATCATAGGTCTCTTCCGTTTTTAATAGCCACTAATCCTGTTAATTATGGGAAACCATGTATTTTATCTACTGTTGAAGCTATTTCAGCTACTTTATATATTACTCGTTTTAAAGATGAAGCAAAAGATATTTTAGATGGTTTTAAATGGGGACATACATTTTTAGAATTAAATCATGATCTTTTAGAATCTTACAGTGAAGCTGATACTAGTAAAGACGTTGTTCGAGTTCAAAACGAATTTTTAGAATCTAAAGAATAA
- a CDS encoding DNA double-strand break repair nuclease NurA yields the protein MLNSLYIKAASKRGSIKEIIPELEGNSIVSDNWNEKNITGSDDEFSIGAGDGSFNKKKFLGFNFYAVAAESLIFDGQLKTIEQSDIDKFPYLSYLDEFLSNYMSIFELKCCLSSLEEYNVDYYLIDGSIYGDLQNPFPRGVETSAKAKKDLISATLNDFEDMVKNPSDKSVYSPKLFNKYFKIYQEQKYPYILYLTTIERLIVLKEILKNPKKMIAISKSSSNNDIFHSNIPDIAIFDKYTQKQGISRVIRKKVSKDINTTFPVFDEFFKDLKFTIFYLRLDDYKNVLKVELPYDASMAEIEEIAAKLKKFSTDGYPYLLKKAHNDVVISDKNIKELINIAKVREKSGREML from the coding sequence ATGTTAAATTCATTATATATTAAAGCAGCTAGTAAAAGAGGATCCATTAAAGAAATTATCCCGGAACTTGAAGGAAATTCCATTGTTTCAGATAATTGGAACGAAAAAAACATTACAGGCAGTGATGATGAATTTTCAATTGGCGCTGGTGACGGCAGTTTCAATAAAAAGAAATTTTTAGGATTTAACTTTTATGCAGTAGCTGCCGAGTCATTGATTTTTGACGGACAACTTAAAACAATTGAACAAAGTGACATTGATAAATTTCCTTATTTGTCATATTTGGATGAATTTTTAAGTAATTATATGTCTATTTTTGAGCTTAAATGCTGTTTAAGTTCTCTTGAAGAATATAATGTGGATTATTATTTAATAGACGGATCTATTTATGGAGATTTGCAGAATCCATTTCCAAGAGGTGTTGAAACATCTGCCAAGGCTAAAAAAGATTTGATATCTGCTACATTAAATGATTTTGAAGATATGGTTAAAAATCCCTCTGATAAAAGTGTTTATTCTCCAAAATTATTTAATAAATATTTTAAGATCTATCAGGAGCAAAAATATCCTTATATTTTGTATTTAACAACTATTGAAAGATTAATAGTCTTAAAAGAGATTTTAAAGAATCCTAAAAAAATGATAGCTATTTCTAAAAGTTCTTCAAATAATGATATTTTCCATAGTAATATTCCGGATATAGCTATTTTTGATAAATACACTCAAAAACAGGGTATTTCAAGAGTAATTCGTAAAAAAGTATCAAAAGATATTAATACAACTTTTCCAGTTTTTGATGAATTTTTTAAGGATTTAAAATTTACAATTTTTTATTTAAGATTAGATGATTATAAAAATGTATTGAAAGTGGAGCTTCCTTATGATGCTTCTATGGCTGAAATTGAAGAAATTGCCGCAAAACTTAAAAAGTTTTCAACAGATGGATATCCATATCTGCTTAAAAAAGCACATAATGATGTGGTTATTTCAGATAAAAACATAAAAGAGCTTATTAATATAGCTAAAGTTCGTGAAAAATCAGGTAGGGAAATGTTATAA
- a CDS encoding geranylgeranylglyceryl/heptaprenylglyceryl phosphate synthase, whose product MEMVEEHIKGILKNRKIHFTLIDPDEQTPQEALNIAEEAILGGTDGIMIGGSTVNNDEVDETCKILSENIEVPIILFPGNINSVSKYADAIFFMSYLNSTNPYWIYGAQALAAPIVRQAGIEVLPMGYMVVQPGGTVGWVGDAKLVPRNKPKIPAAYAMSAELLGMRFFYIEAGSGADKPIPPEMVGYTKKATEDMIIIVGGGIRDGEAAYTAAKAGGDIIVTGTIVEETNDVRGKIEEITSAIRKASIE is encoded by the coding sequence ATGGAAATGGTCGAAGAACATATTAAAGGCATATTAAAAAATAGGAAAATTCATTTTACTTTAATTGATCCGGATGAACAAACACCTCAGGAAGCTTTAAACATAGCTGAAGAAGCTATTCTTGGTGGAACTGATGGAATTATGATTGGTGGATCAACTGTTAATAATGATGAAGTTGATGAAACTTGTAAAATATTATCTGAAAATATAGAAGTTCCAATTATTTTATTCCCTGGAAATATTAATAGTGTAAGTAAATATGCTGATGCAATTTTCTTTATGAGTTATTTAAACTCTACTAATCCTTATTGGATTTATGGTGCTCAGGCATTAGCTGCACCAATTGTAAGGCAAGCAGGAATTGAAGTTTTACCAATGGGTTATATGGTTGTTCAACCTGGAGGAACTGTTGGCTGGGTAGGAGATGCTAAATTAGTACCTAGAAACAAACCAAAAATACCTGCAGCTTATGCAATGTCTGCTGAACTTTTAGGAATGAGATTTTTCTATATTGAAGCAGGTTCCGGAGCAGATAAACCAATTCCACCAGAAATGGTAGGATATACTAAAAAAGCTACTGAAGACATGATAATTATTGTTGGTGGAGGTATCCGTGATGGTGAAGCTGCATATACAGCAGCAAAAGCTGGCGGAGATATAATTGTTACAGGAACAATTGTTGAAGAAACCAATGATGTTAGAGGTAAAATTGAAGAAATTACATCAGCTATCAGAAAAGCTTCAATAGAATAG
- a CDS encoding molybdenum cofactor biosynthesis protein MoaE yields the protein MVVRVIEAKEDKVTMADLIADLKKSNKVDYSGAIFTFEGIVRGKEENMNLEKLILTTPDKEKTLKDIENIVEDAKIKFNVFEISVIHYIGEFYTGDSLFLVAVLGGHRGESLDALKEVIEKVKYDVEFKKEEISDNGSKTILAGG from the coding sequence ATGGTTGTTAGAGTTATTGAAGCAAAAGAAGATAAAGTAACAATGGCTGATTTAATAGCTGATTTGAAAAAATCAAACAAAGTAGATTATTCTGGAGCTATCTTTACTTTTGAAGGTATTGTTCGTGGAAAAGAAGAAAATATGAACCTTGAAAAACTCATACTGACTACACCCGATAAAGAAAAAACCTTAAAAGACATTGAAAATATTGTTGAAGATGCAAAAATCAAATTCAATGTTTTTGAAATATCTGTAATACATTATATTGGAGAATTTTACACAGGAGACAGTCTGTTTTTAGTTGCTGTATTAGGTGGCCATAGAGGAGAGTCACTTGATGCACTAAAAGAAGTAATTGAAAAAGTAAAATATGATGTTGAGTTTAAAAAAGAAGAAATTTCAGATAATGGAAGCAAAACAATACTGGCTGGAGGTTGA
- a CDS encoding thioesterase family protein has product MFKTTVTPKFGDLDGLRHINNNTLGDWFETGRNELFRIFTPDLKVDYEHWKLILVHNDYDYLKQIFLGHDVEIRTHLLKIGNSSFTLGQEAWQDGKLKVKGTCVLVHFDFMEQKSVPIPEDIRLQLEKHLIPVDEFGKE; this is encoded by the coding sequence ATGTTTAAAACTACTGTCACACCAAAATTTGGAGATCTTGATGGTTTAAGGCATATTAACAACAATACATTAGGTGATTGGTTTGAAACCGGGAGAAATGAATTATTCAGAATATTCACTCCTGATTTAAAAGTTGATTATGAACACTGGAAATTAATTTTAGTTCATAATGATTATGATTACTTAAAACAAATTTTTTTAGGTCATGATGTTGAAATAAGGACCCATCTTTTAAAAATAGGAAACAGCTCTTTTACATTAGGTCAGGAAGCATGGCAAGACGGAAAATTAAAAGTTAAAGGAACTTGTGTTCTTGTTCACTTTGATTTTATGGAACAAAAATCAGTTCCAATACCTGAGGATATCAGATTGCAGCTTGAAAAACATTTAATTCCTGTAGATGAATTTGGAAAAGAATAA
- a CDS encoding molybdopterin-binding protein: MEISARNKMNGKITDIKTGGVMASVKIQVEEPGEITALITKESVEKLGLKEGDDATAIIKSTEIIVGKE, encoded by the coding sequence ATGGAAATCAGTGCTAGAAATAAAATGAATGGAAAAATAACCGACATTAAAACTGGTGGAGTTATGGCTAGTGTTAAAATCCAAGTTGAAGAACCTGGTGAAATTACAGCTTTAATTACCAAAGAATCCGTTGAAAAACTCGGTTTAAAAGAAGGAGATGATGCAACAGCTATCATCAAATCAACTGAAATTATTGTAGGTAAAGAATAA